In the genome of Cyanobacteriota bacterium, one region contains:
- a CDS encoding Fic family protein — protein MNLACGIGIIELVIEELECMKLEYDSLRKGKASLLALLDEAEVAEAVYNSNAIENSTLTLKQTEQILLELEFSSDLSLREIYEAKNLARVVEYIRAKSKEQELNQEMIVLLHKMLLGGIDDKIAGRLRAVGEYVRVANHVAAAPEKLEELLQMAFVNYSSSISRNIIERIAEFHLEFENIHPFCDGNGRIGRVLINYQLQRQGFPPVIIRDKEKADYYSAFRDYDSSHKTRGMEKILILAIQESIHKRLAYMKGLKIMRLSNYAKTQDRSLSALSNSAKRQTIAAFREKGVWKIGV, from the coding sequence GTGAATTTGGCTTGTGGAATTGGTATAATAGAACTAGTGATTGAAGAGCTAGAATGCATGAAATTAGAGTATGACTCATTGCGTAAAGGCAAGGCAAGCTTGCTCGCTTTATTGGATGAAGCCGAAGTTGCAGAGGCAGTATATAACTCCAATGCTATTGAAAATTCAACTCTGACTTTAAAACAAACAGAGCAGATTCTTTTGGAGCTTGAGTTTAGTTCTGATCTATCTTTGCGAGAAATATATGAAGCGAAAAACTTGGCTAGAGTTGTTGAATACATTAGAGCCAAGTCTAAAGAGCAAGAGTTGAACCAAGAGATGATTGTGCTTTTGCATAAAATGCTGTTGGGTGGCATTGATGACAAAATCGCTGGACGTTTGAGAGCAGTTGGTGAGTACGTTAGAGTCGCCAATCATGTTGCTGCTGCGCCAGAGAAGCTAGAAGAATTGTTGCAAATGGCTTTTGTAAATTATAGTAGTAGTATTAGTCGCAATATTATAGAGAGGATTGCTGAGTTTCATTTGGAGTTTGAAAACATTCATCCTTTTTGTGATGGTAATGGCAGGATTGGTAGAGTGCTGATAAATTATCAATTGCAGCGTCAAGGATTTCCTCCGGTAATTATTCGTGATAAAGAGAAGGCTGATTATTACTCTGCATTTAGAGATTATGATAGTAGCCACAAAACTAGGGGCATGGAAAAAATCTTAATCCTGGCAATCCAGGAATCAATCCATAAGCGGCTTGCATACATGAAAGGTTTGAAAATAATGAGACTAAGTAACTACGCTAAAACCCAAGATCGTTCTCTTTCTGCTTTAAGTAATTCTGCCAAGAGACAGACTATTGCAGCGTTTAGAGAGAAAGGTGTTTGGAAGATCGGGGTTTAA
- the argS gene encoding arginine--tRNA ligase: protein MLKQRIETIVKDALAKSLEQGKLGQLTTLPELVPVELPKNPEHGDKAISIAMKLSKEAKIAPRMIAEAIATELGSKVFSKVEVAGPGFINLTLDWDLLEESIAEIFSLDLDYGRIAKNDRADKSFETVIVEYVSANPTGDLHLGHGRQAVLGSALVDLLRWAGYDASSEFYINDAGVQMGKLAASARQAILIKAGELGESDYDEENNYPFAAMKEILSDKKWQDIESQDMSSVTAEDCGKVAKEIFLESQKEILKIAGTEFECWYSELENLHQGETTKVDVVCQKMLEAGIAYESEGALWFKATEFGDERDRVLRKTDGYYTYLAADLAYHQDKLSRADRLINLWGADHHGQIPGVMGALEALGEDPKRLEIVLMQMVSLTKGGEEVKMSKRTGNFVTVRELIEEVGVDAFRYFLLECQPNNRIVFDLELATKQDKDNPVYYVQYAHARCCGILRNLTEKQVDQTELPGNSLAVADGIMTEAELDQYFKTFTSATGLYSRVFANLSPEQHKSTKALILVLLNFPEEVKDAAASYAPYRIANYIKELAALFHQFYTHNRVINDDAELMKARISLVAASQKVLRNGLGILGINAPERM from the coding sequence ATGCTTAAACAAAGAATAGAAACAATAGTCAAAGACGCTCTTGCCAAGAGTTTAGAGCAGGGCAAACTTGGGCAATTAACAACTTTGCCAGAACTCGTTCCTGTTGAGCTTCCGAAAAATCCAGAACACGGTGACAAAGCAATTAGTATCGCGATGAAACTCTCTAAGGAAGCCAAGATTGCACCACGAATGATTGCTGAGGCTATTGCTACTGAGCTTGGGTCCAAGGTTTTTTCTAAGGTTGAGGTAGCTGGTCCGGGCTTTATTAACCTCACGCTAGATTGGGATTTGCTTGAAGAGAGTATTGCTGAGATTTTTAGTTTGGATTTGGACTATGGTCGCATTGCAAAAAATGATAGAGCTGATAAATCATTTGAGACTGTGATTGTTGAATATGTTTCAGCCAATCCTACTGGTGACTTGCATCTGGGACATGGTCGTCAAGCGGTCTTGGGCAGTGCCTTGGTTGATTTGTTGAGATGGGCTGGTTATGATGCTAGTTCTGAGTTTTATATAAATGATGCTGGCGTGCAAATGGGCAAACTAGCTGCTTCTGCAAGGCAAGCTATTTTAATTAAGGCTGGTGAGCTAGGCGAATCTGACTATGATGAAGAGAATAATTATCCATTTGCTGCAATGAAAGAAATCTTGTCTGATAAGAAATGGCAAGACATTGAAAGTCAGGATATGAGCTCTGTTACGGCAGAGGATTGTGGCAAAGTTGCCAAGGAGATTTTCCTTGAGTCTCAAAAGGAGATACTCAAAATAGCTGGTACTGAGTTTGAGTGCTGGTATTCAGAGCTAGAGAATTTACACCAAGGAGAAACTACTAAGGTAGATGTGGTTTGTCAAAAAATGCTTGAAGCTGGTATCGCCTATGAGAGCGAAGGTGCGCTCTGGTTTAAAGCAACAGAGTTTGGTGATGAGCGTGATAGAGTTTTGCGCAAGACTGATGGTTACTATACCTATCTCGCTGCTGATCTTGCCTATCACCAAGACAAACTCAGTCGCGCAGATAGATTGATCAATCTCTGGGGCGCTGATCATCATGGGCAGATTCCTGGGGTTATGGGCGCACTTGAAGCACTTGGCGAAGATCCTAAGCGTCTTGAAATAGTTTTGATGCAAATGGTTTCACTTACTAAGGGTGGTGAGGAAGTGAAGATGTCCAAGCGAACTGGTAATTTCGTCACAGTGAGAGAATTGATTGAAGAAGTTGGGGTTGATGCCTTTCGTTATTTCTTGCTTGAATGCCAACCAAATAATCGCATCGTTTTTGATTTAGAGCTTGCTACCAAGCAAGACAAAGACAATCCTGTGTACTATGTGCAATATGCTCATGCGCGTTGTTGTGGTATCTTGCGTAACTTAACAGAAAAACAAGTGGATCAAACTGAACTGCCCGGTAACAGCCTTGCTGTTGCAGATGGCATTATGACAGAGGCTGAGCTGGATCAATATTTTAAGACATTTACTTCTGCTACAGGCCTTTACTCAAGAGTCTTTGCTAACTTGAGTCCAGAACAGCACAAGTCTACCAAGGCATTAATTCTTGTTTTGCTCAATTTCCCAGAAGAAGTTAAGGATGCTGCTGCTAGCTATGCACCCTACAGGATTGCAAACTATATCAAAGAACTCGCAGCTTTATTTCATCAATTTTATACTCACAATAGAGTGATCAATGATGATGCAGAATTAATGAAAGCAAGAATCTCTTTGGTTGCTGCAAGTCAAAAAGTTTTACGTAATGGCTTAGGTATTTTGGGGATTAATGCGCCGGAGCGGATGTAA
- the def gene encoding peptide deformylase, with translation MSESKYYQIEKYGSELLRQPCSVVSKFDRKLEKIVDKMLKTMYHQNGIGLAAPQIGVNQRILIIDIDWASERYEEERNKEPEYNPVVMINPVIVYQEGEMDSFEGCLSFPDVFFKVKRARRIIFKFQDLKGKDYRVEAAEDLFCRCVQHEIDHLNGKLFVDIALDKAIAREELANHGFGDVNSPPPMILG, from the coding sequence ATGAGCGAAAGCAAATACTATCAAATTGAAAAATACGGCTCTGAACTACTGCGTCAACCCTGTTCAGTAGTTTCTAAGTTCGATCGCAAACTAGAAAAGATCGTCGACAAAATGCTCAAAACGATGTACCACCAAAACGGTATCGGCTTAGCTGCCCCGCAAATCGGTGTCAATCAAAGGATTCTAATCATTGATATTGACTGGGCTTCAGAAAGATATGAAGAAGAGCGCAATAAAGAACCAGAATACAATCCTGTGGTAATGATCAACCCAGTAATTGTTTATCAAGAAGGTGAGATGGATAGTTTTGAGGGTTGCTTAAGTTTCCCAGATGTATTTTTCAAGGTCAAACGTGCTCGCAGAATCATTTTCAAGTTTCAAGACCTCAAAGGTAAGGACTATAGAGTAGAAGCAGCAGAGGATCTTTTTTGTCGTTGCGTCCAACATGAAATCGATCACCTTAACGGTAAATTATTTGTGGATATTGCCTTAGACAAAGCTATTGCTCGCGAAGAACTTGCAAATCATGGATTTGGAGATGTTAACTCGCCGCCGCCGATGATTTTGGGTTAA
- a CDS encoding helix-turn-helix transcriptional regulator, with protein sequence MATTITKEPKKELFPKDAILKPKVSYKGEQLTDAQVSILNMIGEAKSNKEIAAALSISIRTVESHLARVRNMILNLDGARPKERELVLFAKEMRDGYKVFTKIKKEQKSNQSSFYDREIELIEDWDETILESNQDASGNNIVGLDQFRPEYEITDFQTVEQEIQFTSGKYYLV encoded by the coding sequence ATGGCAACAACTATAACCAAAGAACCAAAGAAAGAGCTCTTTCCGAAAGATGCAATTTTAAAACCCAAGGTAAGTTACAAAGGAGAGCAGCTAACCGATGCTCAAGTAAGTATTTTGAACATGATCGGTGAAGCCAAAAGCAATAAAGAAATTGCAGCTGCACTATCTATCTCAATTAGAACAGTCGAATCACACCTTGCAAGAGTTCGTAACATGATTCTCAATCTTGATGGCGCCCGCCCCAAAGAAAGAGAGTTGGTGCTCTTTGCTAAAGAGATGCGTGATGGCTACAAAGTATTTACCAAAATTAAAAAAGAACAAAAATCCAATCAATCAAGCTTCTATGACAGAGAGATTGAATTAATTGAAGATTGGGACGAAACAATTTTAGAGTCGAATCAGGATGCTTCTGGTAACAATATAGTCGGACTAGACCAATTCCGCCCAGAATATGAGATCACGGATTTCCAAACAGTAGAACAAGAAATCCAATTTACCAGCGGTAAATATTACCTGGTTTAG
- the lpxA gene encoding acyl-ACP--UDP-N-acetylglucosamine O-acyltransferase: MLSTKNMIASNARIANTAIIEDDVIIGENTVIGEYSIIRSGTRIGANNKISAHVLIGGEPQDHAYKGETSYVEIGDNNIIREFATVHKATGEGKLTKIGNNNMFMVGSHVGHNSQIGNNVVMANNTCLGGYVHIENNVTLGGGAMVHQHCRIGKYAMMSGMAAANHDLIPFFIYMGVPAGAISTNRIGLKRADFDQTSLSEIMRAFKIIYCKERLNRDNLIQRLETELEQSAEIRYIINFIKASTRGVALNTFNHKSR, from the coding sequence GTGCTTTCAACTAAGAACATGATTGCCAGTAATGCCCGAATCGCCAACACTGCGATTATAGAAGATGACGTAATCATTGGTGAAAACACCGTAATAGGTGAGTACAGTATTATTCGTTCTGGTACTAGAATCGGAGCCAACAACAAAATCTCAGCACATGTGCTGATTGGTGGTGAGCCTCAAGATCATGCATACAAAGGCGAAACTAGTTATGTCGAAATTGGCGACAACAATATCATCCGTGAATTTGCAACTGTGCACAAAGCGACAGGAGAAGGCAAACTAACCAAAATTGGCAACAACAATATGTTTATGGTCGGCAGTCATGTTGGGCACAATAGCCAAATTGGCAACAATGTAGTTATGGCAAACAACACTTGCCTTGGTGGCTATGTTCATATTGAAAACAACGTAACTCTTGGTGGCGGCGCAATGGTGCATCAGCATTGTCGTATTGGCAAGTATGCAATGATGTCCGGAATGGCAGCAGCTAATCACGATCTCATTCCCTTCTTTATTTATATGGGCGTACCAGCTGGGGCGATTTCAACTAATCGCATTGGTTTAAAACGCGCCGACTTTGATCAAACTAGTCTTAGTGAAATTATGCGCGCATTTAAAATCATCTATTGTAAAGAAAGACTCAATAGAGACAACCTGATTCAGCGCTTAGAAACCGAGTTAGAACAAAGCGCGGAAATTCGCTATATAATTAATTTCATTAAAGCTAGTACTAGAGGGGTTGCCCTCAATACCTTTAATCACAAATCACGATGA